A portion of the Sebastes fasciatus isolate fSebFas1 chromosome 2, fSebFas1.pri, whole genome shotgun sequence genome contains these proteins:
- the LOC141753447 gene encoding regulator of G-protein signaling 9-binding protein, giving the protein MGKDECKTMLDALNKVTACYRHLVIALGSTSDSQNLREELKRTRKKAQELAVANRTKLTSLLKDKSTSKEDRAEYERLWVLFSSSMELLEVDMKRSLEIGQDFPLKVPTRHLIQTGMTGSTTTVAARAMSVQNMKYEADSNIDTQDLRDLQTEICQMSHMMEEMEMKVQVAPWAVEAKQEAGAELKSNMSVGNSSVGVISICEEEPKEEDGGGGNRDAGFASICAVLVFFVIVTVALVLGYLVINMS; this is encoded by the coding sequence ATGGGTAAAGATGAGTGCAAAACAATGCTGGACGCTTTGAACAAAGTGACCGCCTGCTACAGGCATCTGGTCATCGCATTGGGCAGCACCTCGGACTCGCAGAACCTGCgcgaggagctgaagaggacgCGCAAAAAGGCGCAGGAGCTCGCGGTGGCCAACAGGACTAAACTGACCTCTCTGCTCAAAGACAAGAGCACCAGCAAGGAGGACCGAGCCGAGTACGAGCGCCTCTGGGTGCTGTTCTCCAGCAGCATGGAGCTCCTGGAGGTGGACATGAAGAGGTCTCTGGAGATAGGGCAGGATTTCCCCTTGAAAGTGCCCACGAGACACCTCATCCAGACAGGTATGACAGGTAGCACCACCACCGTGGCCGCGCGCGCCATGAGCGTGCAGAACATGAAGTACGAGGCGGACAGCAACATCGACACGCAGGACCTCCGAGACCTGCAGACCGAGATCTGCCAGATGAGCCACAtgatggaggagatggagatgaaGGTGCAGGTGGCGCCGTGGGCCGTGGAGGCGAAGCAGGAGGCCGGAGCGGAGCTGAAGAGCAACATGAGCGTGGGGAACTCCTCCGTGGGTGTGATCTCCATCTGCGAAGAGGAGCCcaaggaggaggatggaggaggaggaaacagggATGCTGGCTTTGCCTCCATCTGCGCCGTGCTCGTGTTCTTTGTCATCGTCACGGTGGCTTTGGTTCTTGGATATCTGGTTATCAACATGTCATGA